The nucleotide sequence tttaaaccacAAACGTTTGATAATTTTCTCGAACATTTGTTTTCCAAAATTATTTTTTATGACATATGGGACTATTTAAAATTCGAAATTACTTTAAATaagataaaataaaaacaaaaaacaaaaacaactaaaaaacaaaacaaagcaaAATTTAAAACTGCGGCGTCCATCCCCGCTCATGGGCCAAGCCAAATAGGGGCGCgcgggaggggaggagggggttgTGCGCTAACATGTCGAAATCATTAGTTGAGGAGTACTAGTTGCAAAGATCACTTCAACtcttcaggttgcgacaagtggcgcacatgcagcgcgtcacttgtcgcaacctgggagttttccatttttttcgtagatccgtttattcaaaatgttttatctctcaaaccgtgcgtccaaatctcaaacattttcaccgttggatttctcgcgtcgagatcttcaaaactagttctcatgttgataggttttgacaaactttttttcatgGAAAAACCGGccgaaaaaaaccagacgaaaaaatcaaaccgggagcacaggtttttttcctttctgaaagtggcatgcccgtgcctctcacgaaatcacaaactgtgcctctcacgaaaggaaaaccgtgactctcgcgaaagaaaaaaaagggaaaacgtgttttttcgtttccgaggaggcacggccgtgactctcgcgaaagcacacccatGCCTTTCGCGAAAGCAAAAAGGTTACTCtcgagaaagaaaaaaaattagaaaatgcgttttttccatttccgagaggcacggccatgactctcgcaaaagcacaactgtgtctctcgcgaaaacaaaatcgtgactctcgcgaaagaaaaaaaaacaaaaacgtgtttttttcgttttcgagaggcatggccgtgagtcttgcgaaagcacaaccgtgcctcgcgcagaagcaaaaccgtaactctcgtgaaagaaaaaactaaaaaactcgtttttttttcgtttccgagaggcacggccgtgactctcgcgaaagcaaaatcgtgcctctcgcgaaaacaaaattGTGACTctcatgaaaggaaaaaaaaacacattttttcgcagaaaaagaaattttgaaaaaaaagttgtgAAAAAactaaggaagaccggtgaaaaaccaaaatgTCGGAAAAAACCCAAAAAACCATTTAAATAGCCGAAAATGCGTGTgaagaaataaaatacaaaatcCAAAAGGAATGGCCAGGGTGCGACACGTGGCAAATGACTAAAAGCGTGTCAAGTGACGTTGGTCGTTACGAGGCTCCCAAAGAAGCGCTCGTTAACCGGCACGCCACACACCAAATAGGAGCTCCCTTCAGCCCCACCCCGCTTACTGCGAGACAGATGAAAGCCTCACCTTAAACGAATTTCTGTAGTGTGCGGGTACAGTAGCTGTTAGTTCGTCCGTAACATTATATTGCTcgttttgtttgttgttttttatttttattttccagcACTTATTTATATATTGAAATTTTTCTAAATTGAAATGCAAAAAATTTCTTCTGATTTTCCCGTTTCCATTAAAAACATGTAAATATCTATTTTTTTAAGTAAAAAACTGCATTTGTTGAAAACTTACACATTTTTTGCAAAAGACAACTATTTTTTGAAATTTATGGATATTTCTTAATAAATTAGGATaattcaatgttttttaaaatgtGAATGGTTTTTGAACTTCAACTTATTTGCAATTTGTTGGAAAGAAAAACTAAAAGAACAGAAAGGAAGGTAAATGAGAAGTAGACAAAAGGAAAACCAAGAAAAAAGGACCATTGGGTTGGGCATGTCGCCATGTTTATTTTTACTTCGGGCCCATGGTCATGTCTGTGTTGCATTTGTATGTGCCCAAACCAACCTTACATCTTCTAAAAAAAACTTAGAAAAAATACAGGCGAAATTTCATATTTTGATGAATTTTACAAGTTTGTAGTTTTTTAGCAACAATGTTTTAGTTATTTATAATTTTTGTAACATTAACAAAAAATTACCCCCTGCGTATCAAAATCTAACACGTTTTTGCATGCTTGTTTAGCTTCAAAAgatcttatattttggtacagagTATTATATTGGAAATAGGCATATAAAAAAATGATAAATGTCCAAATAATTACCAAATTCCAACAAACAGTAAAAAAACATTGTATAGAAGAATTGGGCACAAACTAAACACCagtgtattattattattatgacgTGCATGGCAGGAGCTCTGCCAATTTCTTTAAGAGAGGAAAAACAAATACAGAATTTCCCTGTTTATGAAAAACCTTGCCAAAAACCACAAGCAGACCACTGGCGCCAAACATGCCCTCTCCCCGAGAAGATTGAAGGCAATATTCGATTCAATTTTTTTCATCAAATTAAAAAAAAGCATCAAATTTctgaatatgcaaacattttttcaatatttgtgaatatttttataaattgtgaacattttgaattcttgaacatttttttgaaattgtgtACATTTGTTTGGAACTCGTGAACAAGTTCTTTGCATGGGTGAATATTTTTTTTAATTTGGGAGCAACTTTTGAATAAGCAAACATTTATTTTTGaaatcacaaatattttttgattcagtgaacattttttgaatcgttgaacgttttttcaaattcatgaatagaTTTTGAATTTacgaacattttttcaatacacaaacatttttttaagcgacgaacattttatgattttctggaatatttgttttttcaaattattttttatgaaattttggaCTTTTTAAAATTCTGTTAAATaaaaaaaaatagaaacagaaaaaactaaaagaaaacaaaattaaaaacTGAGGCAGCCATCCCCGCTCATGGGCGAGCCAATAAGGACGCTGGGAGCGGAAGAGGGGGGTTGTGCGCTGGCATGTTCGCCAGCGCGTCACGCGCCAAATAGGAACTCCCTTCAGCCGCGCCGCGCTTACTCTGAGGCAGGTGAAAGTCTCACCTTAAACAAAGGTCTGTAGTGGTCAGGCACAGTAATTGTTAGTTCGTCCGTAATATTCAATTGATTGTTTCCttcattgttttttattttttgtcctagttttacTATTTTTTACATGTTGAAATATTTCTAAATTTATATACCAAAATTTTCTTATGATTTGTCCGTTTTCCATAAAAAACATGTAAAACATTTATTTTTTTAAAAGTAAAAAATCTGCATTTGTTTAAAAGCTTACACAGTTTTGCGAAAGGCACGACCATTTTTGAAATTTGTGGATATTTCTTAATAAATTTGGATAATTAAATGTTTTTTAAAATGTGATTGGTTTTTGAACTTCACTTTTTTTGCATTTCTTGAAAagaaaactaaaataacaaaaacaAAGGTGAATGAGAAATaaacaaaaggaaaaacaaaaaagggACCATTGGGTTGGGCATGTCGTCATGTTTGTGTTGCATTTGTTTGTGCCCAAACCAACATCTTCTCACAAATTTCAAATTTTGGTGAACTTTACAAGTTTGTAGTTATTGTGCGACAATATTTCAGTTATTTATATTTTTGGTAATAGTCACAAGAAATATACTCCCTTAGTATCAAAATCCAAGATGTTTGTGTATGCTAGTTTAGCCttaaaaagtcttatattttggtacaaaGTATTATATTGGAAACATGCATATCAAAAAATTTGACAAACGTCCAACAATTACCAAATTCCTACACATAGTAAAAAAACATCGTATAGAAGAATTGGACACAAACCAGACACCAATATATTATTATTATACTGACGTGCATGGCAGGAGCTCTGCCAATTACTTTAACAAAGAAAATGCAAAGACAGAGGTTCCCGGTTTATGAGAAAAACTATGCCGAGAACCACAAACTGGCACCTAACATGTCCTCTTTCTAGGAAGATCGAAGGCAACATCTTCCGAAATGCCTTCAAAAAAGTAAATGACGTTTGAGGACGCCGCTGTCACCGGCATCCTCCCCCATTAATTTCAAAGCTTTCGCCTAGATCCGGACACGACCGTTCCACCGAACCCTCAGAATGGTTCGGCCTAGCCAACAGCCTCCAACACCGCTTCCACCCCAGCCGGTCTACCCGAGACCTTTCCTGTCATAGCACAACGGTTGGTATTCAATTAGAAACAAGTGCATCGAGGTCAGTGAAGAATGGAGATCACTTGATTAGCACATCTCAAATGCGTGCCTACTTGTTCTTCCTGCTGTTTAAACATTTCATCAGCACGGAGGTCGATCGGTCCTGCCTTTCGTTTGCAAGACCAGAGATATGCAGCGCAACATCCTTACAGACAGAGCAGGTTACTTGCGTAAAGAAGTCACTGGACTTCTTTGGAGTAGTAGTATATTATCAACAAAGAGGAAGGGTGGTAGAAGGTGTCGTGATAAAGAGAGGACAGAAGATTCCCGCGTAACATGGAACTAGAATTAGACGCGGTGAGATCTCTGATCCCGAGGATTTGCGAACATGCCCGTTTTCTGACCAAATGATACGCGCGCACGCAGCTTTCCGGTGCAAACCAACCTGACAGCAGGCTGACACGCTTTCCTGCCTCTTCCTTTCCATCCATTCCCATGTCTGACACGGTCGAGCCATGCCAATGGAGTCTGAAACCACGTACGTACTAGCCATGGACGAACGAACGAATGAGAAGAATGGCCAATTTCTCCCGCTCGTAATCGTAATGATCAGCAGCTGCATGGCCATTAATTCAAAGCACGCACGCAGCAGATCAGATCTAGCCGCTGCTGACATCCGGCCCGTTTTAGGCGACAGCGACGGCTACTTGCAGCTCTCGCCATATATGCACAGGCAGCGAGCTAGCAAGAGGCAATGATGGGAGAATGAGATCCATGGACGGACGGACGGGTGGATAGATCGACAGCGGCACGTGGATGGGGATTCCTGCCCACCTACTAAAAACCGCCCCGCTTAAAACCGTCCATCCCCACCATCTTCgacgatccatccatccatcctcccttccttccttcccgcgcgcaccaccaccaccccctccggCCGAGCTAGCTGGCTCAGGCTGTCCTCATGTTCCAAAAGTCTCGTCCCATGTGACTCCCCGATTCCAATTCCCATCAATCTCCATCCCCCATCTCAACAAGGCGCAAGCAAGTGTAGCAGCCAAGGCTACTCTCTATGCCAGCCTCGGCCAGTATAAAACAAAGCTCTACGCGCGCCGGCACACCGCATTACGCAACTCTAGCTAGCTTTGGCGTGGCTAGGAGAGGTAGCGGCTAGCTAGCTGTTGCGCATTGCCGGGTTCGCTCTCGGGCATAATGGCGCAGCTCCCGCCCAAGATCCCGACCGGGGCGCACCACTGGCCCGGCGCCGGCGTGGAGCACCACGGCCACGCGCCCGCCGCGGTGTGGGCGGACGAGTTCGCCGAGTTCGCGGCGGCGCGCCGGGGCGCGCACCGCAGGTCGCTCAGCGACTCGGTGGCCTTCGTGGAGATGGCGCCGGGGGGCTGCGGCGGGGCCGGCGACTTCGACAGGCTCGACGACGACCAGCTCATGTCCATGTTCCCCGACGAGGGCGGGTCCACGGCCCCGGGGTCCGAGAAGAGCGACAGCGACGGCGACAAGCACGGCAAGGACCGGTACGACGACGGGCACAACGACGATGCTAACCCGGAGGAGCCGGGGCCGGGGCATGCCACGCCGACCTCGTCCACGGAGACGATCCGCGACCCCAAGAGGGTCAAGAGGTGCGCACGCaatgccaatgcatgcatgcatggatgcgattCCTTGATTAATGTGTTGATTATCAAGCTCGATCTCCATGGACCGACCGAATTATGTGTTTCCAGGATACTGGCTAATCGTCAGTCGGCTCAGAGATCTCGGGTGAGGAAGCTGCAGTACATCTCCGAGCTCGAGCGGTGCGTCACAACGCTGCAGGTACATATACTCTCACCTGCTGCTAGCTTAGTAGTAATTGCTTCGCTAAGAACAGTCTAATGAGCTAGTACGTGCAAAACTCATAACTTCTGAGCTTAATAAAGGGCGAGCTAGTGCTACTCAATTCTAGTTAGCTAGTCCAAATTGTCTCAAAAAAAGAGTTGGCTAGTCGAAATATATGGATCTCAGTTCTAGGAGCTATACTTAAAAAGCTGACAACACGTACGCCACTCACTCTACTTCACGCATGCCTCCGACCTTTAATTTTGTCGCCCAACACCCCTTTGCAAGAAAGCAGAGTAGAAAACTGAGTAGCAGTAGATCATAGATTATGTACGCTAGCTACGTGATGCTAAGGAAATTCCGTAGGCACGGCCATAAGGCATAAGCACAATTTCGGCATGCATGC is from Triticum aestivum cultivar Chinese Spring chromosome 3A, IWGSC CS RefSeq v2.1, whole genome shotgun sequence and encodes:
- the LOC123062092 gene encoding basic leucine zipper 6, coding for MAQLPPKIPTGAHHWPGAGVEHHGHAPAAVWADEFAEFAAARRGAHRRSLSDSVAFVEMAPGGCGGAGDFDRLDDDQLMSMFPDEGGSTAPGSEKSDSDGDKHGKDRYDDGHNDDANPEEPGPGHATPTSSTETIRDPKRVKRILANRQSAQRSRVRKLQYISELERCVTTLQNEVSVLSPRVAFLDQQRTILTVGNSHLKQRIAALAQDKLFKDAHQEALKEEIERLRQVYQQQNLRMSSGAGAASDHGGPPPVRAEKELMS